The following is a genomic window from Rutidosis leptorrhynchoides isolate AG116_Rl617_1_P2 chromosome 8, CSIRO_AGI_Rlap_v1, whole genome shotgun sequence.
ATAAAACATATACTTAACCATCATAAACGTCAAAGAGTTGCTAAGAAACATGATATTGGCAATAGACTCCGATACATACGGTATCATCCCTCCAACAAGTACGATACTGGTTAAGACACTCGCACCAAATAAGAGCATATAGAAGAAATCTGCAGTACGTCCCCTAAAAGAATTTTCTTCTAGAAGCTTGCAGTATCGAGCTAGAAAAAACATGTGAAAAAGGAAGTCCAAATCTACaacaaaaagacgttgcattattAAGAAAGAATATGATTCATTGCATCAATTAATGAAGATAAATAacataaacaagaaagaatgttacATCCTGATATAATAAGTGGTAATGATATATCATACCGACACAAGTGAACTGAAAAACCATGGCTAAAAAGGCTTACCCATCTtccgaaaataaagaaaattagtgATAAGCCTCCATATTTGGTATTGCTTAATGACAAGCCTCGGGTTCAAATACAAGTTGTAGGGCGAAATGATCTGCAGGAACATTTCACAACATCATGCACGATAAAGATTCTACATTCACCAAATATACAGGCTCAAAACCATgatggaacaaaaaaaaaaaaaaaaaaaaaaaaaaaaaaaagactgatATACATTCAACCACAGAAAATAAACATCTTTATCTTACAATTACAAAATCAgaataaaaattaattatatttagccAAAAATTTCAGTCCCTGAACACTTTCATTATGAAGAATAAAAGTTAATTACATTTAACCAAAAAAACATCTCTTTATATTATAAGTACAAAAACTTGAGTGTAATATTTTTAATCCCTGCACAAATTCTTTATGAGAAAACATAATATCCACCACGATAAATATTACCGATTTTGCATATAATAATATTCATTAATTAAATTGGTGTCATATAACCCACACAAAAAACTCATCAAGGAAGGTTAACATCCAAAGCATCAAATGTGCATCCctcaagattatatatatacacacaccctAATTTAATTACACAGTAGCTCGTCTATTATAATACAATATCATATATTCAACATCAAATATTCaatataaaatgcaaaatatatatattttaaaataaataaataaagaagaaATTGGAAGAATTGTAAAGACCTCAAGGGAACAACCAACAGTGGTAAGAACAGCAGCAGTAAGATATGATCGGGTTATAACTGGCATCTGTTTGTACCATTCTTCAACCACTTGTGCCATTTTTTTCttctattttttaattttaattttaatattaatcaaAGCAACCACCAAACGCTAAACCTAATACCCCAATAACTTAATATCGATTGATTGTTATCAACTATGATTTCCGAAAATCAAGAATGTTAGATGAACACAAGGAGGAACTGGAAGGATCTGGAAACGgagaaagaaattaattaattaattaattaatagtaTATGCGAATGTTAGATAGGGAGACGAACGTCCGTACCAGAATGTTCATTTGTTCATCTAGGGGTGGGTGTGTTTTGCACAAGATGTTGAAGTTTATGTAGTTTTTGACTTTTTAGCACGGAAGTTGATCAGTACACCACCTTATTTTTACCATACACCACCAAAACAATTATTTTGACATTTCCATCATTCCTTTGAGAAGTTAAGGGGAGTTGGTGGTGAATAAAAGGAAGGGTAAAAATATCCAAATAATAGTTTTAGTGGTGTATGATCAAAAtaaggtggtgtacgaatcacctACCAAATTCTCAAAGTttattataaaataatagttttaataaaattagATAGTATTAGATTAGATATGCTAAAAATTGCTTATAAATTTATAGTTGTAATTCCTTAAATTGAATAATTTGTTTAAAATTTAACGGACCAATCAGAGCGctacatgtggcgcgacaatcacacgcgattgaaaaaaaaaagaattcaaaaatttttttttataaataaatttttttttcaaaaacttttttttgatattttttttttaaaacttagcgtgtcaaatccaatcacatgtgattgaataaaaaaaaattggaaaagaaaattaaatttttttttccaatcacatgtgattgaatttaacatgcagaatcacatgcgattgtgttttacaatcacatatgatttactgcatgtcaaatttaatcacatgtgattaaaaaaaaatttcaaaattttttttttctaaaaaaaactggaaaaaaagatttgatttttttttttaaatcatatgtgattgtcgcgacacatgtcgcactctgattggtaccttgaatctcaacttaaaaattggattcatttgaatattcctcgaCTTTaagaatattcatttgagtccaaatTTTATCTTGGGTTTGAGGGATTTAATTTCAGCCCTTAGATTGATGCTGATCAATGGTCCAGATTAACTTGATTAAATATAGGTAATTTTAGGCGGAGGGGCATTTTCGTCCATTCACTGCATATTTTTTTACACCCACACTCAAACCCTCGTTCATTCCTCATTCCACTCTTCTCATTCCAGTCGTTCACTCTCTCATTCTCAATCGCCATTCTAGGGTTTCTCTTCTAAATCGCCATCAACAATCAAATCGATTCATTAGCTTATAACATTCATCAGTAATTGATCTATCATCAATGGCGAAATCAAAGGATTCTTCGATTTCAAAATCTTCTTCGATTAAAAAACCTTCTTCAACTAAAAAGCAAACTAAAGCTGAAAAACAAGCTCTGGTCAAAGCTACAGGTAATTTTACTATGTTTTATTGAATAATCAATCAAGTTTTTTTTTCCTATTCCtttggttttttaattttttttagggtTTTAGTGAAATATGCTTCGTTTGTTGTTTCTCAATCACATGCGATTTGTTTGTGATCATTGTATGTGTGTTGTTTATCAATATATGAGTTGCATTTGTTGTTGTTGAAAAATCAATATACAATTTTGTCATCATAATGTATTTGTTAGGGTTTTTAATCACCTGTGATTTTTACGGAAATCAGTTGGTTGTATCATTTAGATGTTACCAAATgccatcacatgtgattgtttttgTTTTAATGTAACATTTAGGATTGTTTTTGTTTTAATGTAACATTTAGGGTTTTTTTTAAATACAATATTTGTCATCAGATTGTAATTTCTATGgtttcaatcacttgtgattatacAATGAAATTACTTGAAAGTCACTATTAGATGTTAACATGTAGTTTTGTTGTTGTTGAAATTACTTAGATGTTAACAAATgccatcacttgtgattctgcattaccaatcacttgtgattacaAATAGATGTTAACAATCGACCTCATCTGTGATTTGTTTGGTTTAGATATATTGCTTCGTGTTTGTttctacaatcacatgtgatttgtttGTGCTTTCTATATTTTATTCAGCAATCAATCAACAGTTTGTTCTATTACAgtgttttctaatttttttataggTTTTTTTAGAGATATAGTTCTTCGTGTTCATGTGATTTGTTTGTGATTACTTATGTGTGTTATTTACCAATATTAGTTACATTTGTTGTTGAAAAGTTCACTATACAATTTTTTTCATCAGAACGTAATTGTTAGgtttataatcacatgtgatttttacaGAATTACCAAATTCCATCAGGTTGTAATTGTTTAgtgttttcaatcacatgtgatgttTCTGTTTTAATGTACCTTTTAGGGgttttgtaatcagtttttcatagttttaatgttttaatcacatgtgattggcaaagcagaatcacatgtgattggccaaAGCAGAATCACCTGTGATGTTTTTGTTTTGATGTACCATTTAAGCAGAATCACCTGAAATCAGTTTTTCATTGTTTTAATATTTACCAAATGCCATCACAAGTGATTGTTTTTTGTTTTAATGTGCAATTTAGGGGTTCACTTACTCCTGCTAAAAAGGAATGCGTGAGCAAGCTTGGGTTTCGTTCTTTGTTAGACTTTAACATTGAACAATTGCCTGGTAACATTGCCTACTTTTGCGTAGACAATTTTGATTGTGATGCTATGGTGATTAGGACTTCGAAGGGTGATATCAAGGTTGACACTGAAGCAGTCAAAGATGTGTTTGGCTTTGAAGATGCCGGGGTTGATTTAGATACATTAGATGTTATTCCTGACAGCGAAATTTGTTCAAAATTGGTTTGATCAGTTTACAACTGAACCGTTTATTCGTGCAGCGGGACTCTTGAACTTGCACCAAAATTTGATCCTGAAGAAGAAGGTGGAGAGGGTTTTATACGAATTGAAGATGAACAGGATAACATTGGTTCAATTGAGGTATTATATGTATTTTCCTTTTATCTACTATGTTTTGATTCTGGTTTTGCCAATCAAATGTGATTCTGctttgccaatcacatgtgattatgcttttccaatcacatgtgattctgcttttcaaatcacatgtgattgtgctttAACTTACTGCATCACCTTATAATCTAACGTTTGTGCCTTATATGCAGGACTATTGTCGAGATATCAAGGAGAAGTTCAAACTGGTTGATGACTTGAAGATGTTTTTGTCAAAAAAATAACCGAAGGTTTGACGAATTATCCCAACGAGAAGACTTTGATATATTATCAAAGTAAAATGAATGAAGTTTTTAGAATGGCTGAGGGTGATGAGGTGAAGGTACCGATGAATGGTACCGATGATGAGAAGAAGGAAGATGATGAGAAGAATTCAAGAAATCTCATGCGAAAGAAGACTACATGATGGTTGTTCTTTATGCACAAAATCAAGAGTTGATCGTGTTGAAAAATTAAAGGAGTTGTTAGAAAAGTGAAGTGTTTTGTGGAAAATAATTCCAGATTGTATTATTGTTGAGGTTATGttttatgtgttaataaatatgttATTTTGTTAGCCAATCACTTGTGTATTTCTTTTCTATCTACTATTGTTGGATGGTAAATGACAGTAATGGTTTAGATTAGGTTATGTTTGTTAGCCAATCACTTGTTATTGTTGGATGGTAAATGACAGTAATGGTTTAGATCTTAATTTCTGTATTTCTTTTCTATATACTATTGTTGATGGTTTTCATTGTCGATTGTTTATCAATTTTTATTAAACAGGTACAGGTTATGTTTTGttagccaatcacttgtgatttttcatttgacaatcacttgtgattatacatggccaatcacttgtgattttgcATGGCCAATCACCTGTGattctgccaatcacttgtgattatgcattgccaatcacttgtgattctgtcaaTAACTTGTGATTGTGTATATTGTGATTaatgtaatcacatgtgattgtacaatccaGAATTACAAGTAATTGTAAATCACTATAACTTTATGATTATATAACAGttcagggatcaaatgagaactttctGTGGAACAGCATGTAAATGTAAAATATGTTGTTCTACACATGTTCtacatcaattttcatcaaattgagtttatggtttagatttagggtttagatttagggtttagattttagggtttagggtttagatttagggtttagaatgagttaTTTGACGAAcggtttatagtttagggtttaaggtttagggttttgggtttagaatgaGTTGTTTGGCTCTTTCTCGAATGTCTTCATGAAGCAATTAAGAAGTCATGTGTAACTCTCGGTACAAACTACCGCAGCAACTGTGACACACCTATGGTGGTTATCTATGCCAGTAAATGGTACAAACTTGAGGTTGTACCTGTCCAAAAAGACAATCAATTGTGATTAGAAACTCAAATATACCAAAtaacatgtcaatcacatgtgattagaaactCAAATAtactaaataacatgtcaaaaaagACTATCACATCTGATTAGAAAATTCAATATACCAAATAACATTTCAATCACATGCGATTAGAAACTCAAATATAGCAAATAACGTATCAAAgaagacaatcacatgtgattataaacTCCAATATATCAAAtaacatgtcaatcacatgtgattagaaacagtcaatcacatgtgattagaaactGTAATAAGCCAAATAACATACATGTTCGTTCTGTAGTGATTGCATAAGTTATTACATAATaagtcacatgtgattgaataagaAAACAATCACATGTTATTGAACAACAAAATATT
Proteins encoded in this region:
- the LOC139862231 gene encoding derlin-2.2-like; protein product: MAQVVEEWYKQMPVITRSYLTAAVLTTVGCSLEIISPYNLYLNPRLVIKQYQIWRLITNFLYFRKMDLDFLFHMFFLARYCKLLEENSFRGRTADFFYMLLFGASVLTSIVLVGGMIPYVSESIANIMFLSNSLTFMMVYVWSKRNPFIHMSFLGLFSFTAAYLPWVLLGFSVLVGASAWADLLGMVAGHAYYFLEDVYPRMTGRRPLKTPSFIKLLFGDEPVVVARPAQVRFAAPHVDEIRQ